The following are encoded together in the Pseudodesulfovibrio indicus genome:
- a CDS encoding baseplate assembly protein, producing the protein MTDIFGQDIALDDDKQARVAANGELVLTDGTDTGVQDIVLRLDTYLGSLFYDKEYGSLVRDWVYEDNDELARISFAAEVKRRVNEDPRVQPGTVACSVTQWDETSIRAEASFSFIATDHEQNLVIEVDKSRKEMVIRDADPAVV; encoded by the coding sequence ATGACTGACATTTTCGGCCAAGACATAGCCCTCGACGACGACAAGCAGGCCCGCGTGGCCGCCAACGGCGAGCTGGTGCTCACGGACGGAACGGACACGGGCGTGCAGGACATCGTACTCCGGTTGGATACGTACCTCGGAAGCCTGTTTTATGACAAGGAGTACGGCTCATTGGTCAGGGATTGGGTCTACGAGGACAATGACGAGCTGGCGCGGATCAGCTTTGCGGCGGAGGTCAAGCGTCGGGTCAACGAGGACCCGCGCGTCCAACCCGGTACTGTGGCCTGTTCGGTCACGCAATGGGATGAAACGTCCATCAGGGCCGAGGCCTCCTTCAGCTTCATCGCCACCGACCATGAACAGAACCTCGTCATTGAGGTCGATAAATCCAGAAAGGAAATGGTGATCAGGGATGCCGACCCCGCAGTTGTCTAA
- a CDS encoding baseplate assembly protein has protein sequence MGSADLKALLKRVVEIAMPNLRAYYRVVRKAKIVATYPSEDGRYWADVQPLCNDDSVDEKEPVIPRVEIPIMWAGPNRGVVCPPLVDSLCDLEYYDGDPDYPRISNFRWTGNGAPACEIGAYVIHHSDGTYIKIDAGKNILEITPANATTRIGTDMTIEVGGSKTETIGNLWTLKCPLIIQEGNVQSSGPGGAIGNVSCKAHTAQEGSLQMVGPIVCTRLTVLEDAEIGGNLETTGNSYAGSRSGGTI, from the coding sequence GTGGGTAGCGCCGACCTGAAGGCCCTTCTGAAGCGCGTGGTCGAGATCGCCATGCCCAACCTCCGCGCCTACTACCGCGTGGTGCGCAAGGCCAAGATCGTCGCCACCTATCCGTCCGAAGACGGGCGGTACTGGGCGGACGTGCAGCCGCTTTGCAATGACGATTCGGTGGATGAAAAGGAGCCGGTCATTCCCCGCGTGGAAATTCCCATCATGTGGGCCGGGCCGAATCGCGGCGTGGTCTGCCCGCCGCTGGTCGATTCGCTCTGCGACCTCGAGTACTACGACGGCGACCCGGATTACCCGCGCATCTCCAATTTCCGCTGGACCGGCAACGGCGCACCGGCCTGCGAGATCGGGGCCTACGTCATCCACCACAGCGACGGCACGTACATCAAAATCGACGCGGGCAAGAACATCCTGGAGATCACCCCGGCCAACGCCACTACCCGGATCGGCACAGACATGACGATCGAGGTGGGCGGCAGCAAGACCGAAACCATCGGCAACCTGTGGACGCTGAAATGCCCGCTCATCATTCAGGAAGGCAATGTCCAATCCTCCGGCCCCGGCGGGGCGATCGGCAATGTGAGCTGCAAGGCGCACACCGCCCAGGAAGGCAGCCTTCAAATGGTCGGTCCCATCGTCTGCACCCGCCTCACGGTGCTTGAGGACGCTGAGATCGGCGGCAACCTGGAGACCACCGGGAACAGCTATGCCGGGAGCCGGAGCGGAGGGACGATATGA
- a CDS encoding phage tail tape measure protein: MEIFSVMASMSLVDMITAPLRKIAGQMNVTDKAAASLSSGALALSKSLLPIALAAGVLLAALAPCISTAAEFESAMAGVGAVSRATPAEMRELSDAARELGATTAWSAMQVAEGQKYLAMAGFSVQENVAALPAVLNMASAGATELGRAADISSDILSAFNLEAAQMPRVADTLTAAFTTSNTSLELLGETMKYVAPVAEKAGVSLEGTAAMAGLLGNVGIKGSQAGTALRAMLNGLAAPSSEAAKSMAALGVVTTDAVGNLRNPIAILGDMAKATESMGSAQKMAFTKTVFGTEAMSAVLALFDQAGAGGITEYAAQLTAAGTAAEVAARQNDNLVGDQKALGSAFESLQITIGSLFLPAMRGLAQAATWVVRGLDMIAASPVGKFLLGAAAVLSVTVIAITLLSGAVWAGTAAWAAFNVVILANPIGLIILAVVGLVAGLIALYNKCDKAREIMDYFVVGAVAVWEWIKAAASAVGDFFSILSGAGIMGVFAYYFTDIYNAAGALWDRLKSLFDIDLSESGRKLITTLADGIKSVLTAPYDLVKAGLDKVRNLLPFSDAKEGPLSSLTLSGTKIMDTLGSGIRAAAPNLHATATGALAGVAVAANLAVAPVAPAPSPLEGPAPIQANASAKGQAPVQRSGKSVIIQNLTVTLPGVQDADGFVAALQTLIAQHDGSGDESGGWD, translated from the coding sequence ATGGAGATTTTCAGCGTCATGGCATCCATGTCCCTTGTCGACATGATCACGGCCCCGCTTAGAAAGATTGCGGGGCAGATGAACGTCACCGACAAGGCCGCAGCATCGCTCAGTAGCGGTGCTCTTGCTTTGAGTAAGTCCCTGCTGCCCATTGCGCTTGCGGCTGGCGTCCTGCTGGCGGCGCTCGCCCCATGCATATCGACGGCAGCGGAATTCGAATCGGCCATGGCTGGCGTCGGCGCTGTCTCCCGCGCTACCCCCGCCGAGATGAGAGAGCTGTCCGACGCGGCCCGCGAGCTGGGCGCGACCACTGCATGGTCCGCCATGCAGGTGGCGGAAGGGCAGAAGTACCTGGCTATGGCCGGATTCTCCGTGCAGGAGAACGTGGCCGCCCTGCCTGCCGTGCTGAACATGGCGAGCGCCGGGGCCACCGAGCTGGGGCGCGCCGCCGACATTTCCTCCGACATCCTTTCCGCGTTCAACCTGGAAGCGGCGCAAATGCCGCGTGTCGCGGACACGCTGACCGCCGCGTTCACCACGTCGAACACCTCCCTGGAGCTGCTCGGCGAGACCATGAAATACGTGGCTCCGGTGGCGGAAAAGGCGGGCGTCTCCCTGGAAGGGACCGCCGCCATGGCCGGGCTGCTCGGTAACGTGGGCATCAAGGGATCACAGGCCGGAACCGCGCTCCGTGCCATGCTCAACGGGCTGGCCGCGCCGTCCTCCGAGGCCGCCAAGTCCATGGCCGCCCTCGGCGTGGTCACCACGGATGCCGTGGGCAACCTGCGCAACCCCATCGCCATCCTCGGCGACATGGCAAAGGCCACGGAATCCATGGGCAGCGCTCAGAAGATGGCCTTCACCAAGACCGTCTTCGGCACTGAGGCCATGAGCGCCGTGCTGGCCCTGTTCGATCAGGCCGGGGCGGGCGGCATCACCGAATACGCGGCCCAACTCACCGCAGCAGGCACAGCCGCTGAAGTGGCCGCCCGGCAGAACGATAACCTTGTCGGGGACCAAAAGGCCCTCGGCAGCGCCTTCGAGTCCCTGCAAATCACCATCGGATCGCTTTTCCTGCCTGCCATGCGCGGGCTGGCGCAGGCGGCCACTTGGGTGGTGCGCGGGTTGGACATGATCGCCGCCAGCCCGGTGGGCAAGTTCCTGCTTGGTGCCGCCGCCGTGCTGTCCGTGACCGTCATCGCCATAACGCTGCTTTCCGGGGCCGTGTGGGCCGGGACCGCCGCGTGGGCGGCCTTCAACGTCGTGATCCTCGCCAACCCCATCGGCCTCATCATCCTGGCCGTGGTCGGACTCGTTGCCGGGCTGATTGCCCTATACAACAAGTGCGACAAAGCCCGGGAGATCATGGACTACTTCGTGGTCGGAGCCGTTGCGGTGTGGGAGTGGATCAAGGCCGCCGCTTCGGCGGTCGGCGACTTTTTCTCCATTCTCTCCGGCGCTGGGATCATGGGGGTGTTCGCCTACTACTTCACGGACATTTACAACGCCGCCGGTGCGCTTTGGGATCGGCTCAAGTCCCTGTTCGACATCGACTTGAGCGAATCCGGGCGCAAGCTGATCACCACTTTGGCGGACGGCATCAAGTCCGTCCTCACCGCCCCCTATGATCTGGTAAAAGCCGGGTTGGACAAGGTCCGCAACCTCCTGCCGTTTTCCGACGCCAAGGAGGGACCGCTTTCGTCGCTGACGCTCTCCGGCACCAAGATCATGGATACGCTCGGCTCCGGCATTCGCGCCGCCGCCCCAAATTTGCACGCCACCGCCACCGGCGCACTGGCGGGCGTGGCCGTGGCCGCCAACCTCGCGGTGGCTCCGGTCGCGCCCGCCCCATCGCCTCTCGAAGGCCCGGCCCCGATCCAGGCGAATGCGTCCGCCAAGGGGCAAGCTCCGGTTCAGCGATCGGGCAAGTCTGTCATTATCCAGAATCTGACGGTGACCCTGCCGGGCGTTCAGGACGCGGACGGCTTCGTGGCGGCCTTGCAAACGCTTATCGCCCAGCATGACGGCTCCGGCGACGAATCAGGAGGTTGGGACTAA
- a CDS encoding DUF2586 domain-containing protein, producing the protein MNDVIEYLVDGTSGLAPGDVSGSCLVAGVCSAGTVGKGYLLGKRSDLTDLLGVGPLVDRLRDIFATGGQEPVVIAVPVEGLPGGYIGNVQHTGTGPDASASGVGAANADAKVQIVVAGQLGTATYKLSLDGGATWENDTATPANGQITLGASGAVLTLDEGAHVKDDVYAVTVRGPIGPVEKVGNGPDVTVAGTVKAAADLVLLITGAGGRNVGTYQLSEDGGDNWGSIRTIPVDGAIPVSSTGVTITVPDEDMILGTEYRCTLNPPAPSITSVMTALETPLALYDMEFVYVVGPSDAVDWAACGAKADELWNQHRPTYFKTEFRLPYDGEDLNDWVAAWLTERDQYAHRFVQAVVAFGEVSDSTGLRRLRNWGGLQVGRVLSIPVHRATGRVLDGPISQGQLPDGWVENGIHEILENSGAVSAKAYAGLTGPYWGDSRTLAEPTSDYQYEEILRTVFKAVRLSRIAALKGMYDEAGDPAAEGNAGGLAYLKGNIENALDTMTKAKPRELVGYVITIPPGQDVANNGVAVEEELIGIPIIRKIKLFTSYTYAGSNFDPRLKEVA; encoded by the coding sequence ATGAATGATGTAATCGAATACTTGGTGGATGGCACCAGCGGCCTCGCTCCCGGCGACGTCTCCGGCTCGTGCCTCGTCGCGGGCGTCTGCTCGGCTGGCACGGTCGGCAAGGGTTACTTGCTCGGCAAACGGAGCGACCTGACCGACCTGCTCGGCGTAGGCCCCCTGGTGGACCGGCTGCGCGACATCTTCGCCACCGGCGGCCAGGAACCCGTTGTCATCGCAGTACCGGTCGAGGGTTTGCCCGGCGGCTATATCGGCAATGTTCAACACACCGGCACCGGCCCGGACGCCTCCGCCAGCGGCGTGGGGGCGGCCAATGCGGACGCCAAGGTGCAGATCGTGGTCGCGGGCCAGCTCGGAACCGCAACCTACAAGCTCTCCCTGGACGGGGGGGCGACGTGGGAGAACGATACCGCCACCCCGGCCAACGGCCAGATCACGCTGGGCGCTTCCGGCGCTGTCCTGACCCTGGACGAAGGCGCTCACGTTAAGGATGACGTCTACGCGGTCACCGTGCGCGGCCCCATCGGCCCGGTGGAAAAGGTGGGCAACGGCCCGGACGTGACCGTCGCCGGCACGGTCAAGGCCGCCGCCGATCTGGTGCTCCTCATCACCGGGGCGGGCGGACGGAATGTGGGGACCTACCAGCTCTCCGAGGACGGCGGCGACAACTGGGGCTCCATCCGCACCATCCCGGTGGACGGCGCGATCCCGGTCAGCTCCACCGGCGTGACGATCACCGTCCCCGACGAGGACATGATCCTCGGAACCGAATACCGCTGCACGCTGAACCCTCCGGCCCCGTCCATCACGTCCGTCATGACGGCCCTGGAAACGCCCCTGGCGCTGTACGACATGGAATTCGTCTATGTGGTCGGTCCCAGTGACGCCGTGGACTGGGCCGCATGCGGGGCCAAGGCGGACGAGCTGTGGAACCAGCACCGGCCCACCTACTTCAAAACCGAGTTCCGTCTTCCCTACGATGGTGAGGACCTCAACGATTGGGTGGCCGCGTGGCTGACCGAACGGGATCAGTATGCCCACCGGTTTGTCCAGGCCGTGGTCGCGTTCGGCGAAGTCTCTGACTCCACCGGCTTGCGGCGGCTGCGCAACTGGGGCGGCTTGCAGGTCGGGCGCGTCTTGTCCATCCCGGTCCACAGGGCAACCGGGCGCGTCCTGGACGGCCCCATCAGCCAAGGGCAACTCCCGGACGGCTGGGTGGAAAACGGCATCCATGAAATCCTGGAGAACTCCGGGGCGGTTTCCGCCAAGGCATATGCCGGACTGACCGGCCCGTACTGGGGCGACTCCCGTACCCTGGCCGAGCCGACCAGCGACTACCAGTATGAGGAAATCCTCCGCACCGTATTCAAGGCCGTGCGGTTGTCCCGTATCGCTGCCCTCAAGGGCATGTACGACGAAGCGGGCGACCCGGCTGCCGAAGGCAACGCGGGTGGCCTCGCCTACCTGAAGGGAAACATCGAAAACGCCCTCGACACCATGACCAAGGCCAAGCCCAGGGAGCTGGTGGGGTACGTCATCACCATCCCGCCGGGGCAGGACGTCGCCAACAACGGCGTGGCCGTTGAGGAGGAGCTGATCGGCATCCCCATCATCCGCAAGATCAAGCTCTTCACCAGCTACACCTACGCCGGTTCCAACTTCGATCCGCGCCTGAAGGAGGTGGCATAA
- a CDS encoding phage virion morphogenesis protein codes for MDRMLGTAVAKAGQSKAAMEEIGEMLVSSTVERFDTSTAPDGTSWPVSQRAEEEGGKTLVDTGRMRGSIGYEASPGQIVVGSNLVYSRIHQLGGETGRGHAVTLPERPYLGISEEDIKEARAILADHLIGILGGSK; via the coding sequence ATGGATCGGATGCTCGGCACCGCCGTCGCCAAGGCCGGGCAGAGCAAGGCGGCCATGGAAGAGATCGGCGAAATGCTGGTCTCGTCCACCGTGGAGCGATTCGATACGTCCACGGCTCCTGACGGCACGTCGTGGCCGGTCTCGCAACGGGCCGAAGAGGAAGGCGGAAAGACGCTCGTTGATACCGGACGGATGCGCGGCTCCATCGGCTACGAGGCCAGTCCCGGCCAGATCGTGGTGGGCAGCAACCTCGTGTATTCGCGCATCCACCAACTGGGCGGCGAGACAGGGCGCGGGCATGCCGTCACACTGCCTGAGCGCCCCTACCTCGGCATTTCCGAAGAGGACATCAAGGAAGCCCGCGCCATCCTGGCGGACCACCTGATCGGCATCCTTGGAGGCTCAAAGTGA
- a CDS encoding DUF1320 domain-containing protein: MYCERIDLTDYVLEAYLTAAENQTAGIVDKTIANVSGEIDDALRARFELPLVSTPHTLKRIAAVIVSYRVVGGITSLMTSEGGSNNDWIPLQTQYKQAVRDLESIRDGKLNVGLVELGEEARVDDELIVITRAPSIDMGRW, translated from the coding sequence GTGTACTGCGAAAGAATCGATCTGACCGACTACGTCCTTGAGGCGTATCTCACCGCCGCCGAGAACCAGACCGCCGGGATCGTCGATAAGACCATCGCCAACGTCTCCGGCGAGATCGACGACGCCCTCCGCGCCCGGTTCGAGCTGCCGCTCGTTTCCACTCCGCACACCCTCAAGCGCATCGCCGCCGTCATCGTCTCCTACAGGGTGGTGGGCGGCATCACCTCGCTCATGACCAGCGAAGGCGGTTCCAACAACGATTGGATACCGCTTCAGACCCAGTACAAGCAGGCCGTCAGGGACCTGGAATCCATCAGGGACGGCAAGCTGAATGTCGGCCTCGTCGAGCTGGGCGAAGAGGCCCGCGTTGACGACGAGTTGATCGTGATCACCCGCGCGCCGTCCATCGACATGGGGAGATGGTGA
- a CDS encoding major capsid protein: MFTKLKGLFSPEAVALHLKGLPKIKTTIMDSCFPGRAQKPFALVGISDILDIVGTAPVIRRGGLSTPVGSGEISINMIEPLPVKPSKDITGQDLNNLRMILADKASLDVWTRDTIAYLRDTCRFTTEGIAATALTGTISWPVKVDGGWDTYEVEFGAPHRVDPAKLFTAADIKVADIHEALSDMETAIQDGGYGGDIEFLAGKAAYQAIYAVVEDYKSTAKLKVGIEAGVIDVGGYKVRKMSEKYRNPATGNMVPKVPVDEIVGYAKDAPAKVIYCALDDVDAKLQPYPFFPKPVVLPEGNGYRVIGQSKPLPARSPKSICWAKVI; encoded by the coding sequence ATGTTTACCAAGCTCAAAGGGCTTTTCTCCCCGGAAGCGGTGGCCCTGCACCTCAAGGGGCTGCCCAAGATCAAGACCACCATCATGGACAGTTGTTTCCCCGGACGCGCCCAGAAGCCGTTCGCCCTGGTCGGCATCAGCGACATCCTGGACATCGTCGGCACCGCTCCCGTCATCAGGCGCGGCGGCCTGTCCACCCCTGTCGGCTCCGGCGAGATCAGCATCAACATGATCGAACCGCTGCCCGTCAAGCCGTCCAAGGACATCACCGGTCAGGACCTCAACAACCTGCGGATGATCCTGGCCGACAAGGCGAGCCTGGACGTCTGGACCCGCGACACCATCGCTTACCTGCGCGACACCTGCCGGTTCACCACCGAGGGCATCGCCGCCACCGCTCTGACCGGCACCATTTCCTGGCCCGTCAAGGTGGACGGCGGCTGGGACACCTACGAGGTCGAATTCGGCGCTCCTCACCGCGTCGATCCCGCCAAGCTCTTCACCGCCGCCGACATCAAGGTCGCCGACATCCACGAGGCCCTCTCCGACATGGAGACGGCGATCCAGGACGGCGGCTACGGCGGCGACATTGAGTTCCTCGCGGGCAAGGCCGCCTATCAGGCGATCTACGCCGTGGTCGAGGACTACAAGTCCACGGCCAAGCTGAAGGTGGGGATCGAGGCCGGAGTCATCGACGTGGGCGGCTACAAGGTCCGCAAGATGTCCGAGAAGTACCGCAACCCCGCGACCGGCAACATGGTGCCCAAGGTGCCTGTGGACGAGATCGTGGGCTACGCCAAGGACGCCCCGGCCAAGGTCATTTACTGCGCCCTGGACGACGTGGACGCCAAGCTTCAGCCGTATCCGTTCTTCCCCAAGCCGGTGGTCCTGCCGGAAGGAAACGGCTACCGCGTCATCGGCCAGTCCAAGCCGCTCCCGGCCCGTTCGCCCAAGTCCATCTGCTGGGCAAAGGTCATTTAA
- a CDS encoding phage protease, which produces MTKWINIFKTGTHTDSAGRTRTWTEADLDKIVSNYEQRTEDPPLVFGHPKSNDPAEGWIVAVRRFGEFLQAQFARLTDKAREGVKNKAYKYVSLSLTPELNIRHLGLLGAVPPGVKGLGEVEFQDGEGMTVIFNFNEPGDPAPEDTDMTKELEAKLAESERKQAEAEKKLAEEKAAREKAESDLKTKEEAAAKREAEQRAADHSAKVDKLIEDGKLLPADKEKVLAFCAALDGGEELSFSADEGKKPVVDHFLSFMAEGRSNALMTEFSAPGKDGGSAVTEDMTQYV; this is translated from the coding sequence ATGACCAAATGGATCAACATTTTCAAGACAGGCACCCATACGGACAGCGCGGGCCGCACCCGCACCTGGACCGAAGCGGACCTGGACAAGATCGTCAGCAACTATGAGCAGCGCACCGAGGACCCGCCCCTGGTCTTCGGCCATCCCAAGTCCAATGACCCGGCGGAGGGGTGGATAGTGGCGGTGCGCCGGTTCGGCGAATTTTTGCAAGCACAGTTTGCACGCCTTACGGACAAAGCCCGCGAAGGCGTGAAGAATAAGGCCTACAAGTACGTCAGCCTCAGCCTGACGCCCGAACTCAACATCCGCCATCTCGGACTGCTCGGAGCGGTCCCGCCCGGCGTCAAGGGGTTGGGTGAAGTCGAATTTCAGGACGGCGAGGGCATGACCGTCATCTTCAATTTCAACGAGCCGGGCGACCCGGCACCGGAGGACACCGACATGACCAAGGAACTGGAGGCCAAGCTCGCCGAGTCCGAGCGGAAGCAGGCCGAGGCCGAAAAGAAGCTGGCCGAAGAAAAGGCGGCCCGCGAGAAGGCCGAATCCGACCTCAAGACCAAGGAAGAGGCCGCCGCCAAACGCGAGGCCGAGCAGCGGGCAGCCGACCATTCGGCCAAGGTCGACAAGCTGATCGAAGACGGCAAGCTCCTGCCCGCCGACAAGGAAAAGGTTCTGGCGTTCTGCGCGGCCCTGGACGGCGGCGAGGAGCTGAGCTTCAGCGCCGACGAAGGCAAGAAGCCCGTCGTGGACCACTTCCTGAGCTTCATGGCCGAAGGCCGCAGCAATGCGTTGATGACCGAGTTCAGCGCTCCCGGCAAGGATGGCGGAAGCGCTGTGACCGAAGACATGACCCAGTACGTCTAG
- a CDS encoding phage minor head protein: MPVTVEPLAPAEAIQFWKGKAPVSAKEFEAMDAAARTRAFAVSGLAKMDQVGSVYAAITKALDDGETLRDFKGRIGSIIEQQGWTGKKAWRVENIFRSNIQSAYMAGRHQQMKRVAKSRPYWQLVAVRDRRTRQTHLAVDGLVYPHDHPFWQTWYPPNGFACRCVVITLSERQVKARGLTVQTEIPDMIRVVDPETGMESFVTPIPDKGWATNVGEDWLAGLAPSEMSGMKDRDFPTLCRRGDFADDPCKLPISAIDPKHVHVVKDSDLLPKTGLATEEYVRAFLQEFGIGDLGGSKVVNVHGFPMTVSKWLFTEKATGEWKKTWTDKRPYMRLLARAILDPYEVWWRPMDHEATGRMYFTLRMIRLFRMPSTKEVCGFSSFSLFGRNWTGATAFAPRANRSQKTIYEQAEKERAGILIYRESLK, encoded by the coding sequence ATGCCTGTCACCGTTGAGCCGCTGGCCCCCGCCGAGGCCATCCAGTTTTGGAAGGGCAAGGCCCCGGTCTCCGCAAAGGAGTTCGAGGCCATGGATGCGGCTGCCCGTACCCGCGCCTTTGCCGTGTCCGGCCTCGCCAAAATGGATCAGGTCGGCAGCGTCTATGCTGCCATAACCAAGGCCCTGGATGACGGCGAGACCCTACGGGACTTCAAGGGCCGCATAGGTTCCATCATCGAACAGCAAGGGTGGACCGGAAAGAAGGCGTGGCGCGTCGAGAACATTTTCCGCTCGAACATACAGAGCGCCTACATGGCGGGCCGCCACCAGCAGATGAAGCGCGTTGCCAAGTCCCGGCCCTACTGGCAGCTCGTTGCCGTCCGCGACCGGCGCACGCGGCAGACGCACCTTGCCGTGGACGGGCTGGTCTACCCGCATGACCACCCGTTCTGGCAGACGTGGTACCCGCCCAACGGCTTTGCCTGCCGGTGCGTGGTGATCACGCTCTCGGAACGCCAGGTCAAGGCTCGCGGCCTGACGGTGCAGACCGAGATCCCCGACATGATCCGCGTGGTGGACCCGGAGACGGGCATGGAATCCTTTGTGACGCCGATCCCGGACAAGGGGTGGGCAACCAACGTCGGGGAAGACTGGCTGGCCGGTCTTGCTCCCTCCGAAATGAGCGGCATGAAGGACAGGGACTTTCCGACCTTGTGCCGTCGCGGCGACTTCGCGGACGATCCCTGCAAGCTCCCCATTTCGGCCATCGACCCCAAACACGTCCATGTCGTGAAGGACAGCGATCTGCTGCCCAAGACGGGCCTCGCCACCGAAGAATATGTTCGGGCCTTCCTCCAGGAGTTCGGCATCGGCGACCTTGGCGGCAGCAAGGTGGTCAACGTGCACGGCTTCCCCATGACGGTCAGCAAGTGGCTTTTCACCGAAAAGGCGACCGGGGAATGGAAAAAGACATGGACGGACAAGCGGCCCTACATGCGGCTGCTCGCCCGCGCCATCCTCGACCCCTACGAGGTTTGGTGGCGGCCCATGGACCACGAGGCTACCGGCAGGATGTACTTCACCCTCCGCATGATCCGGTTGTTTCGTATGCCCTCGACGAAAGAGGTGTGCGGCTTCAGCTCGTTTTCATTGTTCGGACGGAACTGGACAGGGGCCACGGCATTCGCGCCAAGGGCGAACCGAAGCCAGAAGACGATCTATGAGCAGGCGGAAAAGGAACGGGCGGGAATACTGATCTATCGTGAATCGCTCAAGTAG
- a CDS encoding TraR/DksA C4-type zinc finger protein: MADECDMAQDMEALHRRIALESLHSATTGRNSLYYCEECGDPIPEARRQAVPGVRLCLECQEEADACHR, encoded by the coding sequence ATGGCTGATGAATGCGACATGGCCCAGGACATGGAGGCGCTGCACCGCAGGATAGCGCTGGAAAGCCTGCACAGCGCCACCACAGGACGCAATTCGCTGTACTACTGCGAAGAGTGCGGTGATCCGATCCCGGAAGCCCGTCGTCAGGCGGTCCCCGGCGTGCGCCTGTGTCTGGAATGCCAGGAGGAAGCCGATGCCTGTCACCGTTGA
- a CDS encoding DUF935 domain-containing protein, giving the protein MPTIYDHKGDPINFEAPAVDLTTEFATRVAAGADFGSFLGILPDPDPVLRQRGEYSSVLEDLTADDQVCMAMQNRKLRVLNKQDYDFSPGQAKGKDVSAQAAQLCDDLVADLEAIPLRDVFSSMLDAPFFGLTVLELIWEPRGGKLRLADIVAKPRTWFAFDDRNKPVFCGNTLADDIPLPTGKFVLVRHFPTFENPYGLRLLSRCLWPVAFKRGGIEFLTRFCEKFGMPWVLAKAPRNATRADRMSMASDLAAMVQDAVAVLPGGAEVDLASASGKAGDLHEGYLRRWDKAISKVLMGQTLTAEMDGSGSRAASETHYSVGNDMAEADQFLVTSAMNEIALVYRNINAPAGVIAPVFGYNEPEDYDAQASLDTKLHGIGVRFKKSHFSRRYDLAEDEFDLEGETESLPADHSACIEFANAQDAQDVVDRAVADIMPQAVKANAEIVSQIEKIVQSAESFEDMQVMLAELLGQDAEESELADLVGRIMLNVQAFGTMAAQEEADG; this is encoded by the coding sequence ATGCCCACGATATACGACCACAAAGGCGATCCCATCAATTTCGAGGCCCCCGCCGTCGACCTGACAACGGAGTTCGCCACGCGCGTTGCCGCCGGAGCCGACTTCGGCAGCTTCCTCGGCATTCTCCCCGACCCTGATCCGGTCTTGCGGCAACGCGGGGAATACTCGTCGGTTCTGGAAGACCTGACCGCCGACGATCAGGTGTGCATGGCAATGCAGAACCGCAAGCTGCGCGTTCTGAATAAGCAGGATTACGACTTTTCGCCGGGTCAGGCCAAGGGCAAGGATGTCTCCGCCCAGGCCGCCCAGCTCTGCGATGATCTGGTGGCGGACCTGGAGGCGATCCCCCTGCGCGACGTCTTCAGCTCCATGCTGGATGCGCCGTTTTTCGGTCTGACCGTACTGGAACTCATATGGGAGCCGCGCGGCGGCAAGCTCCGGCTGGCCGACATCGTCGCCAAGCCGCGCACATGGTTCGCCTTCGACGATCGGAACAAGCCGGTGTTCTGCGGCAACACGCTTGCCGACGACATTCCCCTGCCGACCGGCAAGTTCGTCCTAGTGCGCCACTTCCCGACCTTCGAGAACCCTTATGGCCTTCGCCTCCTCTCCCGTTGCCTGTGGCCCGTGGCCTTCAAGCGCGGCGGCATCGAATTCCTGACCCGGTTCTGCGAGAAGTTCGGCATGCCATGGGTGCTGGCCAAGGCCCCGCGCAATGCGACCAGGGCGGACCGGATGAGCATGGCCAGCGATCTTGCGGCCATGGTCCAGGATGCGGTGGCCGTACTGCCGGGCGGTGCCGAGGTAGACCTCGCCAGCGCTTCGGGCAAGGCCGGGGACCTGCACGAGGGCTACCTCAGGCGGTGGGACAAGGCCATATCCAAGGTGCTCATGGGCCAGACCCTGACCGCAGAAATGGACGGCTCCGGCAGCCGCGCGGCCAGCGAGACCCACTATAGCGTGGGCAACGATATGGCCGAGGCCGATCAGTTCCTTGTGACAAGCGCCATGAACGAGATCGCGCTCGTCTACCGCAACATCAACGCTCCCGCCGGGGTGATCGCTCCGGTGTTCGGCTACAACGAGCCGGAGGACTACGACGCCCAGGCGAGCCTGGACACGAAGCTTCACGGCATCGGCGTACGCTTCAAGAAAAGCCATTTTTCCCGCCGGTACGATCTGGCCGAGGATGAATTCGACCTCGAGGGCGAGACCGAATCGCTTCCGGCTGACCATTCCGCCTGCATCGAATTCGCCAATGCCCAGGACGCCCAGGACGTGGTGGACAGGGCCGTGGCCGACATCATGCCCCAGGCGGTCAAGGCCAATGCTGAGATTGTCAGCCAAATTGAGAAAATCGTGCAAAGCGCGGAATCGTTCGAAGACATGCAGGTCATGCTGGCCGAACTGCTCGGCCAGGACGCGGAGGAGAGCGAGCTGGCCGATCTGGTCGGCAGGATCATGCTCAACGTCCAGGCCTTCGGGACCATGGCCGCCCAGGAGGAAGCCGATGGCTGA